AAAATAAGCCTGGAAGTTTATTGAATATTCCAGCCTATACGAAATGACAGAAACAAGCCCTCAACAGGTATCCATAAAGAAAATTCTCCCATTGATTCTGGCCACTGCTATTTTCATGCAAATGCTGGATTCAACCATCCTGAATACTTCTTTACCCTCCATTGCAAAAGATCTTCACGAATCTCCGCTGAACATGCAAAATGCCATCATCAGTTATGTATTGACCTTAGCGGTTTTCATGCCTGCAAGTGGATTTTTGGCAGACCGCTTCGGAACTAAAAAAGTATTCATTTTCTCGTTGGTATTATTCAGTTTGGGTTCTTTGTTTTGTTCTTTATCCCAAAATCTCACTCATCTTGTTATTTCAAGGGTTATTCAGGGAGTCGGAGGAAGTCTGATGACTCCGGTTGGAAAGCTAGCGCTCATTAAAACCTTTGATAAGAGTGAATTACTTAAGGCAATGAACTTTGCAATTATCCCTGCACTTATCGGGCCAGTTCTTGGACCATTAGTAGGAGGTTACATGGTTGATTACCTGTCCTGGCACTGGATATTCCTCATCAATATTCCGATTGGTTTTTTAGGAATTATTTTAGGATTAAAATTTATGCCTGATTATAAATCTGATGATGTTGATTTTGACTTTAAAGGATTCTTAATCTTTGCAGCCGCCTCTCTCCTGCTTTCCATTTCATTAGAACTTTTTGGGAATATGCAGAATATTACCCCGGTCCTCATTGTATTTATCCTTGGATTCCTGTTTCTTTATTATTACTATAAACATGCAAAAAAAGAAGGGCATCCTATTTTTCCTCTCAACCTGTTTCAGGTCAGAACTTTTAGGGTGGGAATTGTAGGAAATCTGGCTACAAGACTAGGAATCAGTTCAGTTCCATTATTGCTTCCGCTTATGATTCAGATTGCTTATAAACAATCTGCTGTAACTTCAGGATGGATCATTGCTCCGATGGCGCTGACGGCTATATTCGGGAAATCATCTGTTATTAAAATTCTGGATAAATATGGTTACCGACAAACATTAATGGTCAATACTTTTATCATTGGAACCCTGATCTGTATGCTGGCTATTCCAAATATTCACACTTCGTTATATTGGTTTGTTCCTATTATTGCAGTATTGGGATTTTTCAACTCTATTCAGTTCACTTCTATGAATACAATTTCCATTGCTGATCTCCGGAATTTTCAGACCAGTAGTGGCAACTCTTTAATATCTGTTAATCAGCAGCTCGCCATCGGTTTCGGAATTGCCTTTGGATTGATTGTTTTAAAAATATTTGAAAACTCTGACCTCATCAAAGGGGAAACGCATAATGCTTTCCGGTATACTTTTCTTACTGTAGGAATATTAACAATTCTATCAGGTTTTGTGTTTAGAAGGTTACACATTTCGGATGGAAAGAATATGAAATCTAAGGAAGACTAATTAAGGTTTTATTAGCTTTATCAACCTTTTTACAATCTCCCTTTTCCTACTATACGAACTTATCACAGGTCAATGCATTTGCTTTATAAGTATGGTATTTTTGTTTACATAAAATCAACAATATTATGACAACTAAAAAAGTAGAAATAGTAGTATCTCCAAGACCTGCACACTTTGTAGGTGACGGTTTTAGAGTTCATAATTTTATTCCTGGTGTACAAGGATTAGATATGAAAAGAATGGATCCGTTCATTATGCTTGATTATAATTCAAAATTTCATTTCAATGGTTCTGAAAGACCAAGAGGTGTAGGAGTTCATCCGCACAGAGGTTTTGAAACCGTAACCATAGCTTATAGCGGCAAAGTAGAACATCATGACAGTGCTGGAGGCGGTGGTATTATCGGAGAAGGTGATGTACAATGGATGACAGCTGCCAAAGGAGTTCTTCATAAAGAATATCACGAAACAGAATGGGCAAAAGAAGGTGGAATCTTTCAAATGGTTCAGCTTTGGGTAAACCTTCCGGCAAAAGATAAGATGAGTACCCCAAAATACCAAGCGATTGAAAACTCTAAGATGGAAAGAGTTGACCTTGCCGAAAATGGTTTTATAGAAGTGATTGCAGGAGAATATAACGGAAATAAAGGTCCAGCCTTCACCTTCACCCCTATTCACATGATGAATGCAAAGCTTAAGGCTGGTGGTAAAGCAGAATTTAATTTTCCTGCCCACTTTAATACAGCAGCTTTGGTGATTGAAGGAAGTATAACCATCAATGGAGAAGAACAGGTTAAAGCAGATCATTTTGCACTGTTTAAAAATGAGGGAGAAAGCTTTACTATAGAGGCACAGGAAGATTCTATTGTTTTAATTATCAGTGGAGAGCCTATTAATGAACCCATCTTTCCTCACGGACCTTTTGTTATGAACACGAGAGAGGAAATTATGCAGGCTTTTGAGGATTTCAATACCGGAAAATTCGGTTACCTTGAAGAGTAAAAGGATAGAATTAAATTTTCCTTAATCTTAAATAAGTTCTTTTTTACTAACTTTATATATCATTATATCAGGTAAAAATTAAAGATTAATGGTATGCAGAGAGATAAACCTTATAGGTTGTATAAACTTATAAGGTTTGTTTTCTCAGCAAGATTTCTCATATATAAAAACAAAAGATATTGATCGCTTTAAACACGAAGCCCATTCATCAACCTTAATACAAAAATTATGAAACCAGAATTTGAAAACATACCCCTTGTAAAAACCGATAAAAGATTTGAAATAGAGCTTAACGGGCACTATGCTTTTATTGATTATCGTGAAACGTCTCACCAAATTTCATTGATACACACTGAGGCAGAACCTGAACTGGCAGGCACAGGTGCAGCTGCTGCCGTAGTGGAAAAGACGCTGAACTATATTGAAGAAAGCGGTAAAAAGCTCCTTCCGTTCTGTCCGTATGTTTTTGCCTTTATCAAAAAACATCCTGAATGGAAACGTATCGTAGATGAAAAATTTAACGGATACGATAAACTGTAAATCTTCATCAACATTTATTTAAACAAACATTAAAAGCATTACATCATTATGTCAAATATTGGACTTATTATCGAAGAAAAAGCCGCCGACATCGGAAACTTTCTGGTAGGAAGGCTGCTCCCATTTCGTGAAAAAAGAGCCGTAGGGCCATTTGTTTTTATTGACCACATGGGACCTTCTGAATTAAAGGATTATCAAAATCTTGATGTTCCTCCCCATCCACATATCGGACTCTCTACGTTAACTTACTTGCTTGAAGGCTCTATTTTCCACAGAGACAGTATTGGAAGCGCCTTTGAAATCAAACCTGGCGCTGTTAACTGGATGACTGCCGGTAAAGGAGTAGTACATTCTGAAAGAACTCCGGAATATTTGAGACACAGCGATAAAAGACTTCACGGTTTCCAGATCTGGGTAGGTTTACCCAAACACCTTGAACAGTCTGAGCCTACTTTCCATCATATTGAAGCGGATGAAATTCCGGTTTGGGAAGAGGATGGAATTCAATATAAATTAATTGCGGGTGAAGCATTTGGAAAAACCTCTCCTGTTCCGGTACATAGTAAATTATTTTTCATCGAAATAAAAACCAAAGAGCCTAAGAAAATAAGTATAGGTAAAGATCTTTATGGGGAAGCGGCGATGTATGTTCTGGACGGAACAGTCACTACTGAAGGGAATACTTATGGTTCAAAGCAGCTGATGATTGCAAAGGATACTAAACTTTGTGAGTTTGATATGAGTGAAAATGGTACAGTATACCTTTTCGGAGGCGAACCTTTCGATGAGGAACGTTTTATTTTCTGGAATTTTGTGAACTCTGATAAAGAGATAATCGACCAGGCTAAAGTAAACTGGAACGATCAGAATCATGATGCATTTCCTTTGGTTCCAGGTGATGAACAGGAATTTGTTCCACTACCCAAGTCAATTTTAAACAGAAAGTAATTCCATTTCATAGAAAAGCCATGAAAATATTTGCATTTGCAGGGAGTACTTCATCTACTTCCATCAACAGAGAGCTGGTAAAGTTTGTTTTAAAAGATTTCCAGGAGGAAGAGATCAACCTTATTGACCTCAATGATTTCACTATGCCTGTTTTTTCCGTAGACCTCGAAAAGAAAGGTTTTCCGGATGAAGCGCACCAATTTTTAAAGAATATCGGGGAATGTGATATCATTATTTGTTCCCTGGCAGAGCATAACAGATCGTACAGTGCTGCTTTCAAAAATATTTTCGATTGGGCTTCAAGGATTAATGTAAAGGTATTTCAAAATAAGCCAATGCTTCTGATGAGTACTTCTCCCGGTGGTTATGGTGGCGGAAATGTGATGAATACGGCAAAAACATTCTTTCCACAGTTCGCTGCAGATATCAAAGATACTTTTTCACTGCCAAAGTTCTATGAGAATTTTGATCTTGAAAGTGGAATTATCAATCCTGATATGCTGAGCGAGCTAAAAACAAAAATTGAGAACTTTAAAAATAGCGTTAAGACCAATGACTAAGGGAAGACTGGAAGCATTCAGTGATGGTGTTTTAGCCATCATCATTACCATCATGGTTCTTGAGCTGAAAGTACCGGAAGGAAGCAGCTGGGTAAGTCTCAAACCTCTTCTCCCTAAATTTTTAGCATATATTTTCAGTTTTATCTATGTTGGAATTTATTGGAATAATCATCATCACTTATTTCAGACGGTAAAAAAAGTAAACGGAGGTATTCTTTGGGCCAATCTTCATTTGTTATTCTGGCTTTCCATGATGCCTATTGCTACAGAATGGATCGGAACTACCGGTTTTGCAGAAAACCCTGTAGCAACCTATGGTATCATACTTGTTCTATGTGCCATAGCCTATAGCATTCTGGAGAATGTTATTATCCGATGTGAAGGTGAAAATTCACCATTGAAAGAGGCCATACATTCAAAGTATAAAGAGAATATATCCATTATATTTTATATTCTGGGAATCGCTACTTCATTTTTTTATCCTTATATTGCCATAGGTTTTTATTACATTGTGGCTCTTATATGGCTGATTCCGGACAGAAGAATCGAAAAATCATTAAAAGACAATTAATATGGAAACACACGAATATCCCAACGGCGACATTACTGTCATCTGGCAGCCTCAGAAGTGTATCCACTCGGCTGTATGTGTAAAACTGCTTCCTCAGGTATACAATCCGAAAGAAAGACCTTGGATAAAAGCAACCAATGCAACCCCTGAAGAACTGAAAAAACAGATAGATCAATGCCCATCAGGAGCATTAAGTTATAAATTCAATACTGAAAAATAATGGCAGTAACGGTAAAAGCAAGTTTAGGAAAAACAAAATATTATACGCAGGTAACAGCCGGTGAAAATACAATCATTACTGATGAACCTTTAGATAAAGGTGGACAAAATAAAGGGTTCAATCCGATGGAAATTCTGGCTACTTCTTTAGCAAGCTGTACGGCAGCTACTTTAAGGATGTACATTGAAAGAAAAGAATGGGATGTAGAAAACATCAATGTAGAAGTGGAACTTGAAAATTATCCATTGACCAAAAGAGCGATCTTCAAAAGAGATATTACTTTTGAAGGGGTTTTGGATCCTGAACAAATGAAAAGACTTCACACGATTGCTGATGCATGTCCTGTACACAAAATATTAACCAACGATATAGAAATATTAACTAAATTCTCATAAAACATGATCGAAGTAAAACAAAATAACGACGAAAAACACGGAAGTTTTGAAGCTTTCATAGATGGAAGACGCGCAGGAATGATGACGTACACCTGGGCAGGAGAAGAAAGATTTATTATTGACCACACCGAGGTAGAAGAAGCCTACAACGGAAAAGGGGTAGGTAAGGAAATGCTTTTGGCTGCTGTAGATTTTGCAAGAAAAAACGGAAAAAAAATTATTCCGCTTTGCCCTTTTGCTAAAGCCAGTTTCCAAAAGAGCGAGGAGCTACAGGATGTTTTGGTGAATTAGTCAAAATTTCTACCCTTACAATACAAACCTTTCAGAGCTGATCTGGAAGGTTTTTTCATGAAGTGAACAAAGAATGAATCGATTTTCAATCGATCTGATGAAGCGAACTGTTATCATTAGTTTAGAAAAAACTGTACCAGATTTAAAACAGAATCGTGAAGTTACTTCCTGGAGTAATTATATAAAAATTGTCTCTAAACTAAATTCACGATTCACGATGGTTCTTTTTTATATATTTGCTAAAATTTAAAATCTAAGCATGAATTCAGGAACTGTCCTTTTGCTGTTTGTCTTTATCTACTTTATCGGCCTTTTGGTGATCTCTTATTTCACCAGCCGAAATTCTGACAACCAGTCTTTCTTTATCGGTAATAAAAAAAGTAAATGGTGGCTCGTTGCATTTGGGATGATAGGGACCAGCTTAAGTGGGGTTACTTTTATCTCAGTTCCGGGAACCGTCGGGAAAATGACCGGTTCCGAATATATTTATGGAGGTTTTGAATATTATATGATGGTAATCGGCTTTTTCATCGGGTATTTTATTGTTGCAGCCATCCTCCTGCCTCTGTATTATAAGATGAACCTTACTTCCATTTATACATATTTGGGAAAAAGATTCAATGTGGAAGCCCATAAGATCGGATCGATATTCTTTATTATATCAAGAGCCATTGGAGCTACTGCAAGATTATATCTGGTAGTCAATGTATTGCAACTTTTCCTCCTTGAAGGATTAGGGGTTCCGTTTTGGGTTACTTCCATGGTTCTTTTACTGATGGTTCTACTCTATACTTTTGAAGGTGGTGTAAAAACCATTGTCATTACAGATACTTTACAGACCTCTTTCATGATTATCAGTTTGGTAGCTTGTATTGTTTATATTTTATCTAACCTAAACCTGTCTTTTGGTGAAGCCTATACAATTTTAGAACAGAAAAATTATACTCACTTTATCAATTTTGATCCTAATTCCAAGACATTTTTCCTTAAAACCATCCTAGGTGGAATTTTCATCACCATTGCCATGACCGGTTTGGATCAGGAGATGATGCAGAAAAATATCTCTGTAGACAATCTTAAAAACTCAAAGAAGAACATGTTAACTTTCGCAGGAACTCTTCTGTTTGTTAATCTTGCATTTTTATTTTTGGGTGGTCTTCTCTACCTTTTTGCGTTACAACATGGAGCAGAATATGGAACTACCGGAACAGATCCTGTGAGCAATATTTTCGGTTTCAAAGATACTGCAGGAAACATCAAAAATATTATGGGAGATGACCTGTTCCCAGCGTTATCTCTTAACGGATATTTCCCAATGGCTATTTCTGTTATTTTCATTATTGGATTAATTTCAGCTTTATTCCCTTCTGCGGATGGGGCATTAACTGCAGTAACAAGTTCGTATTGTGTAGATTTATTAAACCTTAATGAAGATAAAACCAAAACTGAAAAAGAGAAAAAAAGCCTTCGTATGAAAGTGCATTTGACATTCACCGTCCTATTTTTCATATTAATTATGGTGTTCAAAGCGTTGAATGACAAATCTATCGTATATCTGATTATGGAAATTGCAGGATATACTTACGGACCGTTACTTGGACTTTTTGCTTTTGGAATTTTTACGAAATTTCAGATTTCAAAAAAGTATTCGATTCTTACCGTAACGATTCTGGCTCCTATTATCACTTATTTAATCAATTTCGCAGTCACCACTTATACAGACTACAGAATTGGTGTAGAACTTATCGTTCTTAATGGGCTGCTAACATTTATCGGCTTATGGATGGTAAAAAACAAGCAACATTTGAGAGTTGTTTAATCAAAAGTAACCACAAATTATAAGTAATGAAATTATTTGTTTTTCTGGCTTTTAGTCTGTTTGCCGGTACATTTGTAAAAGCTCAGAGTGCTGTTGATTTTGCCAATCTTACAAAGTACAAAGATGAAAATACAAGCATTTTAAGTTCAAAGAAGAAAGTGGACGTTGTTTTTATGGGCAATTCTATTACAGAAGGCTGGGTAAAGAGTCATCCTGAATTTTTCTCTGAAAACAATTATACAGGCAGAGGAATCAGCGGACAAACTACTTCACAGATGCTGCTGCGTTTTCAGAATGATGTTGTTGCTTTAAAACCAAAACTGGTGATCATTAATGCAGGAACCAATGATATTGCACAGAATACAGGCATTTATGATCCCGATTTCACTTTTAATAATATCAAAGCCATGGCTGATATTGCTCAAAATAACGCAATTAAAGTAATCATTGCCTCCATATTGCCCGCAGCAGAGTTCCCATGGCGTAAAGAAATAACGGATGTTCCTCAAAAAGTAGACGCCTTGAATCACAGATTAAAGCAGTATACAAGCAGCAAAAAACTCATTTTTGTAGATTATAATTCTGCAATGCGGGATGCACAGGGCGGGATGCGTGAAGGACTCTCAAAGGATGGCATCCATCCGGTTCCTGCAGGATATACAATCATGGAACCAATGATTAAAAATGCAATCCATAAAGCATTAGGAAAAAAATAAAAAATCAAAAAATATATTCTATTAACTATGAAAAAAATTATTTCACTTTTCATCTTTGTATTAACTTTCGGATCTGTAGCAGCTCAGGAGAATTTTGAAGTGTCTACTTTAAGAATTGGGCCTTACAAAATCTTTATGGAAAAAAGTGAAGCAGAAAAAATATCAGGAGCTAAAATTAAAATTTCTGATGGACAACAAAAGAATACTGTAAAATACAACGGAGAGGCTATTAATATTGAAGTCTTCCAGGGTTATGGCGGAGAAGCCAAACCTGATGCAGTTACCATTGCCGGAATGACAACTACCAGTAAAAAATTCAGAACCAAAAGCGGAATGGGTGTCGGAAGCACCAGAGATGAGCTTATCAATACATATAAAAACTATCCTATATTCAGTGTTCGACCGGAGGTAGATGATCATGGCAAACGTATTAAAGATGCAGGATACTTTAATATTGAAGACTATGATGCCGGAACCCAGTTAACATTTAAATTTGTTAATAATATTGTTACAGAAATTACAGTTTACATCAACGAAGGCTGTTAAAAGCTTAAAAATATTCAAATCAATCAAAATCCGGGTTTTCATATCCGGATTTTTGCATTTCCATAAGCCGGTAAAAAATTGTAAATTCGCGTGCAAATAAATCAGATATAATGAGTAAAAGTATCGAAGAGTTAAAATCTCTTACTACACAGATCAGAAGAGACATTTTAAGAATGGTTCACGCTGTAAATTCAGGACACCCTGGAGGAAGCTTAGGCTGTACAGAGTTCTTTACAGCACTTTACGGAAAGGTGATGAACTATCATCTTCCTTTTACGATGGAAGGTAAAAATGAAGATCATTTTTATTTATCTAACGGACACATTTCTCCTGTATACTACTCTACTTTGGCAAGATTCAACTTCTTCCCGGTAGAAGAATTAAAGACTTTCAGAAAACTTGATTCAAGATTACAGGGGCACCCTACTACTCACGAAGGTCTTCCAGGAATCAGAATTGCTTCAGGTTCTTTAGGACAAGGTCTTTCTGTAGCGTTAGGAGCTGCCTTAGGTAAAAAAATGGATGGAGACCAATCTCTTGTTTACACTCTTCACGGGGATGGTGAACTTCAGGAAGGTCAGATCTGGGAAGCACTGATGTTTGCTGCTGCTAAAAAAGTAGATAACATTATTTCTACTATCGACTACAACGGACGTCAGATTGACGGTGATACAGATGATGTATTAAGCCTTGGAAATCTTCATGCTAAACTTGAAGCTTTCGGATGGATCGTTTTAGAAGAAAAGAACGGTAATGATCTTGAAGCTGTCATCGGTATTCTTGAAAGAGCAAAAGCTGAAACTGGAAAAGGAAAACCTGTAGCGATCATGCTTCATACAGAAATGGGTTCTGGAGTAGATTACATGATGGGATCTCACTCTTGGCATGGTAAAGCTCCTAATGATGAGCAATTGGAAACGGCATTCAAACAATTGTATTTAGAAGCTCCTGCTGACTACTAACATCTAACCATCAGTTAAACTCTCGATTAATAAAAATAAAAATGAAATATACATATACAGAAAAAAAGGACACACGTTCAGGATTCGGAGCCGGATTAGCTGAGCTTGCTGACAAAAACCCTAATGTAGTAGCACTTTGTGCAGACCTTATCGGATCTTTGAAAATGGAGAAGTTCATTGAGAAAGCTCCTGAAAGATTTATTCAGGTAGGTATTGCAGAAGCTAACATGATGGGAATTGCTGCGGGTCTTAGCATCACAGGAAAAATTCCTTTCACAGGAACGTTTGCAAATTTCTCTACTTCAAGAGTATATGACCAAATTCGTCAATCTATTGCTTACTCCGGGAAAAATGTAAAAATCTGTGCATCTCACGCAGGTCTTACGTTAGGAGAAGATGGAGCTACTCACCAGGTATTGGAAGATATCGGGATGATGAAAATGCTTCCGGGAATGACTGTAATCAACCCATGTGACTACAACCAGACAAAAGCAGCTACTCTTGCTATTGCTGATTTTGAAGGTCCTGTATATTTAAGATTTGGTAGACCTACTGTTCCTGTATTCATCCCTGAAGATATGCCTTTCGAAATCGGAAAAGGAATCATGCTTCAGGAAGGTACTGATGTAACGATTGTTGCAACAGGACACCTTGTATGGGAATCTCTTGTAGCTGCTGACGAACTTGAAAAAGAAGGTATTTCTTGTGAGGTAATCAATATCCACACAATTAAGCCTCTTGACGAAGAAATCATCCTAAAATCTGTTGAAAAAACAGGTAAGATTGTAACTGCTGAAGAGCATAACTATCTTGGTGGTTTAGGTGAATCTGTTGCGGGAATGCTTGCAAGAAAAAGACCTACAAGACAGGAATTTGTTGCGGTAAACGATACTTTCGGAGAATCTGCAACACCTGCTGAATTAATGAAGAAGTATAAGATTGATGCTGCAGCAGTGAAAGAAGCTGTAAAAAGAATTTTAGCTAACTAACCATTAGCATTTACTATAATAACTGCGGGCTGTTTCTTCGAAACAGCCCGCAGTCTTTTATTGAATCGTGATTCAATGTTGGAGTTTTGTACAATGTTTTAACCACCCCGTCAAAACTCTTTGAATTTTCCCCACTTCTCCACTGGAGGGGAATGATTATACTTATAGTTGTCATGGTTGTAGCTTTTACCCTACTGTATCGTTTGTTTTTATGGTTCAGTTTGGTTCAAAGGAATTCCTACTGCTATAAGGATTGGACATAATATTTCTGTGATATACTCCTCTTGTCTTCTGTCAGAAGCTTTTGAGCCTGAAAAATAATTGCTGATTCTGTAGTTCTTCACAAACTGATTCCGTTTCTTTCCGATGGAATAGTAATATCCTCCTGTTTCATCATTGATAAAATAGGTCATTTCATCAAAAGTCATGATCTTTTTGGAGAGAATCAATTTTCTATAAATGCACTTTTCAGATTTGTCAAAAATATATTTTACAGGAACTCTGAAAAACAGATCATACAGGAAATAGATCATATAAACACTCCATATCACCAGAGCAATTTTAAACTGGTCTGTAAACATCTTTTCCGTAAAGTAATAGATAATTACAAAAAGAGCAATAATTCCCAATGCCAGCCACCAAATTAAAGTACGAAGGAAGCTGTAATTGGGCATGATGCTTATTTCACTTCCGTTTTCTTCAAATTTATAACGGTCTATTATGTTCATTGCCCGGCTCATTAATTTTCATGATATCTTCTGTTTCATTTACCATCTTTTGTATTCCTTTTTGTGTCAAAGCTTGTCCGATAGTCAAATGCTTCTCTTTTCCGTCAACTTCAAAGTAAATAGACAACACTACATTGGTGGTAATAAAACCCATATATTTTGTGGCCAAAACATGAAAATTGGTAAAATCTTTTATATCATAAGTTCTGGCAGGAACAAAAATGGTATGCTTACCCGTAATTGTTTTCCGGTCCATATCAATGACCAACTTTTTGGTAAAAAAGTTAATAGCAATAAGTACTACCAATGCAATAAGAATAAGGCTGAGCGCTCTTACATCTTTAAAGATCAATCCTGCAATTATTAAAAAGAAAAGACATAAAACAGATACAAAAACCGGTTGATTTTTAAAAATATATTGGTTCCCTTCCTGTTTGTAAAATTTATACGAATTCATAATAAGTTATTTATATATATTTGATTTAGGTGTTATTGAGATTAATCTGATTAGGATTAATAGTGTTCTACAGTTTATTTTAGAATATTGAAAGTATCATGAATAGAAAAAAGAACAAATCATCAGCTTATTATTATGATAAGACCTGCCTGAGACAATTATTTATTTTTACTTCATTTCCTTTTTTTAAATGGGCGGTAAAATTACCTTTATCTTGTTAAATCAGAGTATTATATTTAAGAAAGGTCTAGCCAGTTTCATGATTATAGCTAGTCTTTTTGCATAACAATCCCGGACAGAAATTAATAATGTTCATCATAACAGATCTGGAGCTATTCGTTTATCTGTCTACCAATTGTTGTAGGGTCCGGCAACAATACTTGCCTTCATTTCAAGATCATCAGTATCCTTGTTTCATTTCCTTACTTTTTTCATCTATTGGATTGACACAAAAAGGAGGCATTTCATTATCGGTTCCGTTCCATGAAAGTTTTACTCTTATTTTTCCGAGTTTCCATATCCTATTTGGACTGCTTTATGTAAATTCGATACATATTGTATGAGGATGCGATTTATGTACAATAAAAAAATAATACTTTTTTTAACTCTCCCTTTTCTGGTTTCTTTTTTTCCTTATCGAACAATACTTTATACTATTTTTTGATTTTCCACAATACCATTAAATCATTCTCAAATTTAATGGTATAAATATGTACAATGGCTTTAATTACTGTACATATTACGGAAATCCATCTTAAAATCTACAAGTAAATTACAAGTATTATCACCTTAAAGTGATCTAATTATTTTATAGTTTTGAAACATCGACGTTGATACCTCTTCTGTATTTAAGTTGTATGTGTACAGTACAAATTGAATAATAGAATAAACTACCCGATGTCAGGGGTTGTATGACAAACCATTTTATTTAACAACCAAAAAAACAATCAAAAATGAAAAAATTAATTGGCATGAAGAGAAACTTCTCTTCTTTAGAAAACAAAAAGATCAACAGAAATGATTTAAAAGCTGTTCAGGGAGCCAATAGCTACGACATTTCAGAAAACGCAACATGCTATGACAAAAAAACTTATAATGACAAGTGTGTACTTATAAGTACATTATATATAGGTGATAATTGTGGCGGATTGTAATATTATAGAGGGTTTATCCCTCTATTTTTTTCAATACAAAAATGATAGAATACTACTTTTTTCATTCGCTTAAATTAACACTCAGCACAATCATGAAAAATCATAATTACAGCTTATTTTCATCCCTATTATTAACTTCCATTTTTCTATTAATTTCTTGTAAAAACAGAGACCTTAATT
This Chryseobacterium sp. G0162 DNA region includes the following protein-coding sequences:
- a CDS encoding sodium:solute symporter codes for the protein MNSGTVLLLFVFIYFIGLLVISYFTSRNSDNQSFFIGNKKSKWWLVAFGMIGTSLSGVTFISVPGTVGKMTGSEYIYGGFEYYMMVIGFFIGYFIVAAILLPLYYKMNLTSIYTYLGKRFNVEAHKIGSIFFIISRAIGATARLYLVVNVLQLFLLEGLGVPFWVTSMVLLLMVLLYTFEGGVKTIVITDTLQTSFMIISLVACIVYILSNLNLSFGEAYTILEQKNYTHFINFDPNSKTFFLKTILGGIFITIAMTGLDQEMMQKNISVDNLKNSKKNMLTFAGTLLFVNLAFLFLGGLLYLFALQHGAEYGTTGTDPVSNIFGFKDTAGNIKNIMGDDLFPALSLNGYFPMAISVIFIIGLISALFPSADGALTAVTSSYCVDLLNLNEDKTKTEKEKKSLRMKVHLTFTVLFFILIMVFKALNDKSIVYLIMEIAGYTYGPLLGLFAFGIFTKFQISKKYSILTVTILAPIITYLINFAVTTYTDYRIGVELIVLNGLLTFIGLWMVKNKQHLRVV
- a CDS encoding SGNH/GDSL hydrolase family protein — protein: MKLFVFLAFSLFAGTFVKAQSAVDFANLTKYKDENTSILSSKKKVDVVFMGNSITEGWVKSHPEFFSENNYTGRGISGQTTSQMLLRFQNDVVALKPKLVIINAGTNDIAQNTGIYDPDFTFNNIKAMADIAQNNAIKVIIASILPAAEFPWRKEITDVPQKVDALNHRLKQYTSSKKLIFVDYNSAMRDAQGGMREGLSKDGIHPVPAGYTIMEPMIKNAIHKALGKK
- a CDS encoding transketolase: MSKSIEELKSLTTQIRRDILRMVHAVNSGHPGGSLGCTEFFTALYGKVMNYHLPFTMEGKNEDHFYLSNGHISPVYYSTLARFNFFPVEELKTFRKLDSRLQGHPTTHEGLPGIRIASGSLGQGLSVALGAALGKKMDGDQSLVYTLHGDGELQEGQIWEALMFAAAKKVDNIISTIDYNGRQIDGDTDDVLSLGNLHAKLEAFGWIVLEEKNGNDLEAVIGILERAKAETGKGKPVAIMLHTEMGSGVDYMMGSHSWHGKAPNDEQLETAFKQLYLEAPADY
- a CDS encoding transketolase family protein is translated as MKYTYTEKKDTRSGFGAGLAELADKNPNVVALCADLIGSLKMEKFIEKAPERFIQVGIAEANMMGIAAGLSITGKIPFTGTFANFSTSRVYDQIRQSIAYSGKNVKICASHAGLTLGEDGATHQVLEDIGMMKMLPGMTVINPCDYNQTKAATLAIADFEGPVYLRFGRPTVPVFIPEDMPFEIGKGIMLQEGTDVTIVATGHLVWESLVAADELEKEGISCEVINIHTIKPLDEEIILKSVEKTGKIVTAEEHNYLGGLGESVAGMLARKRPTRQEFVAVNDTFGESATPAELMKKYKIDAAAVKEAVKRILAN
- a CDS encoding TIGR04139 family peptide modification target, whose translation is MKKLIGMKRNFSSLENKKINRNDLKAVQGANSYDISENATCYDKKTYNDKCVLISTLYIGDNCGGL